The uncultured Methanobrevibacter sp. genome includes a window with the following:
- the nth gene encoding endonuclease III produces the protein MNKEERVIELINQLENTFEIRTFLDHDPYKVLVRTILSQRTRDENTDQATNNLFEKYPDIYAVVDAPIDDVKELIRPAGFYNVKAARIQEVSQILIDQYGGEVPDTVDELVKLPGVGRKTANCVMVFAFELPAIPVDTHVHRISNRLGLVDTKDPEDTEVELCKIAPEDLWIKLNDLMVQFGQNICKPIGPQCEICPCTEICDYYKYNI, from the coding sequence ATGAATAAAGAGGAAAGGGTAATTGAACTTATCAATCAATTGGAAAATACTTTTGAGATTAGAACATTTTTGGACCATGACCCTTATAAGGTATTGGTCAGAACAATTTTATCCCAAAGAACAAGGGATGAAAATACAGATCAAGCTACTAATAATCTATTTGAGAAGTATCCAGATATTTATGCAGTGGTTGATGCCCCAATTGATGACGTTAAAGAGTTAATAAGGCCGGCTGGATTTTATAATGTTAAAGCTGCAAGGATACAGGAAGTTTCACAAATCTTGATTGACCAGTATGGTGGGGAAGTTCCGGATACTGTTGATGAGCTTGTTAAGCTTCCAGGTGTTGGTCGTAAAACAGCTAATTGTGTTATGGTTTTTGCCTTTGAACTTCCGGCAATTCCCGTTGACACTCATGTTCACAGAATATCTAATCGTTTGGGATTGGTTGACACAAAAGATCCTGAAGATACTGAAGTTGAATTATGCAAAATCGCTCCTGAGGATTTATGGATTAAACTGAATGATTTGATGGTTCAATTTGGTCAAAATATCTGCAAGCCGATTGGTCCTCAGTGCGAGATTTGCCCCTGTACTGAAATCTGCGATTATTACAAATATAATATTTGA
- the cysK gene encoding cysteine synthase A, which produces MANIPELKRGVLDSITDAIGNTPIVRLNNLTEGLEAEVDVKIESFNPTGSVKDRVAVAMIEDAEEKGSLKPGATIIEPTSGNTGIGLAFAAAAKGYKLILTMPDTMSIERRKFLSVLGAELVLTPGSEGMGGAIAKAKELNEETEGSIILGQFDNPANVKIHAETTAQEILRDTEGKVDIVIGGVGTGGTITGIGKVLKDAVPGVKIVAVEPKDSQTLGKGEKGPHKIQGIGAGFVPSIYDASVIDEIIPVENEDAGNTLLALAKEEGIFSGISSGAATWAALDLAKKEENKGKRIIAILPDNGERYLSVDWLFD; this is translated from the coding sequence ATGGCAAATATACCAGAATTAAAAAGAGGAGTATTGGATAGCATTACTGATGCTATTGGAAACACTCCAATCGTAAGATTAAATAATTTAACCGAAGGATTAGAAGCAGAAGTTGACGTAAAAATTGAATCATTTAACCCAACAGGAAGTGTAAAAGACCGTGTTGCAGTTGCAATGATTGAAGATGCAGAAGAAAAAGGTTCACTTAAACCTGGTGCAACCATAATTGAGCCAACCAGTGGAAACACAGGTATTGGTCTCGCATTTGCAGCGGCTGCAAAAGGTTATAAATTAATTTTAACCATGCCTGACACCATGTCTATTGAAAGAAGAAAGTTCCTAAGTGTTTTAGGGGCTGAACTTGTTTTAACTCCTGGTTCTGAAGGAATGGGTGGAGCTATTGCAAAAGCAAAAGAACTCAATGAAGAAACTGAAGGATCAATCATTTTAGGCCAATTCGACAACCCTGCAAACGTTAAAATCCATGCTGAAACCACTGCTCAGGAAATCCTAAGGGACACTGAAGGCAAAGTTGACATTGTTATCGGCGGTGTAGGTACTGGAGGTACAATCACTGGAATTGGTAAAGTTTTAAAAGATGCTGTTCCAGGCGTAAAAATTGTTGCAGTTGAACCAAAAGATTCTCAAACTTTAGGAAAAGGAGAAAAAGGGCCTCACAAAATTCAGGGAATCGGTGCAGGATTTGTACCTTCAATCTATGATGCAAGCGTAATTGATGAAATAATTCCTGTTGAAAATGAAGATGCTGGAAATACTTTACTTGCACTTGCTAAAGAGGAAGGTATATTTTCCGGTATTTCGTCTGGAGCTGCAACTTGGGCAGCATTGGATTTGGCTAAAAAAGAAGAAAATAAAGGTAAAAGGATAATTGCTATTTTACCGGATAACGGTGAAAGATATCTCTCTGTAGACTGGTTATTTGATTAA
- the cysE gene encoding serine O-acetyltransferase gives MFDGLRSEIQAVKDKDPAARSTLEIFLCYPGFYALIFHRVSHWLWNHSLKLLARMNSNLARFITGIEIHPGATFGKRVFIDHGMGVVVGETAIVGDDVLIYQGVILGGTSTEKTKRHPTIEDGVIIGAGAKVMGNITIGKYSKIGTGAVVLKDVPPESTCVGVPGRIVKHKGVRKKVDLDHDKLPDPVADALRTLEKHLQDNDKRFEILFEKHGICLTEDIRDEQEDLEDLFKK, from the coding sequence ATGTTCGATGGTTTAAGGAGTGAAATTCAAGCTGTTAAAGATAAAGACCCTGCAGCACGTTCTACATTGGAAATATTTTTGTGCTATCCAGGTTTTTATGCCTTGATATTTCATAGAGTAAGTCACTGGTTATGGAACCACTCCCTTAAACTTCTTGCCCGTATGAATTCCAATTTGGCCAGATTCATTACTGGAATTGAAATTCATCCTGGAGCAACATTTGGAAAAAGAGTTTTCATTGACCATGGAATGGGTGTTGTTGTTGGTGAAACAGCTATTGTTGGTGATGATGTATTAATCTATCAGGGAGTAATCCTTGGTGGTACTAGTACTGAAAAAACAAAGAGACATCCTACCATTGAAGATGGAGTGATTATTGGAGCCGGTGCTAAAGTAATGGGTAACATTACTATTGGAAAATATTCTAAAATCGGTACTGGTGCAGTCGTTTTGAAGGATGTTCCTCCAGAATCCACATGTGTGGGAGTTCCAGGTCGCATAGTCAAGCATAAAGGTGTACGCAAGAAAGTTGACCTTGACCACGATAAACTTCCAGACCCTGTTGCTGATGCATTGAGGACACTTGAAAAGCATCTTCAAGACAATGATAAACGCTTTGAGATTTTATTTGAAAAACATGGAATTTGTTTAACTGAAGATATCAGAGATGAACAAGAAGATCTCGAGGATCTGTTTAAAAAATAG
- a CDS encoding transcriptional regulator: protein MKPPCEIVVWYVIPAIRSELAKELLNLGMKQKDVSELMDITQPAVSQYITDKRGSGIKLDDNVRSMIHEFARELSEGEATKADLIPRTCKICKNVRTIDVLEQLDIDKSELGDDCKSCIGSELEAK from the coding sequence ATGAAACCACCTTGTGAAATTGTAGTATGGTATGTAATACCGGCAATTAGATCTGAACTAGCAAAAGAACTTTTAAACTTAGGAATGAAACAAAAGGATGTTTCTGAGCTTATGGACATAACCCAACCTGCAGTATCTCAATATATTACTGATAAGAGAGGTAGTGGAATTAAGCTTGATGATAATGTAAGGAGCATGATTCATGAATTTGCTCGTGAATTATCTGAAGGTGAAGCTACCAAAGCAGATTTAATTCCAAGAACCTGTAAAATTTGTAAAAACGTGAGAACTATTGATGTATTGGAACAACTTGACATTGATAAATCTGAACTTGGTGATGATTGTAAAAGTTGTATTGGTTCCGAACTTGAAGCTAAGTAA
- the cysS gene encoding cysteine--tRNA ligase, with amino-acid sequence MDVYSTLTRSKEDFVTINKNRVNLFVCGPTVYDDAHIGHGRTYISFDTIKRYLEYSGYAVFYIQNITDIDDKIINRSKESGIPAHELARKFERRYIEDMNKLNVNGVNLFARATDHVDEILDQIQRLIDKGFAYETEDGVYFEIEKFPEFGKLSNRNIEELESHRDLADTTKKNPQDFALWKKREGVDEPTWPSPWGDGRPGWHIEDTAITEYYFGPQYDAHGGGLDLIFPHHEAEITQMEAVSGKAPMVKFWLHTGFLNVNGEKMSKSLNNFITIRELLKDYAPETFRFFVLSTHYRSPIDFSKDSLHQSEKSLDRIRKYYELLDVEVGDESYESDVLAHHKKEFFDSMDDDFNTPKAIASIFGLINDTKNELDSLSDDDKKAIKSFLDDAAHIFGVSFELEDVNAGSDDLLDLISEVRSELRANKQYDLSDKIRDSLQSLGYEIND; translated from the coding sequence ATGGACGTCTATTCAACTTTAACTCGCAGTAAAGAGGATTTTGTAACTATTAATAAAAACAGAGTTAACTTATTTGTATGCGGTCCAACTGTTTATGATGATGCACACATTGGACATGGAAGGACATACATTTCTTTTGATACAATTAAAAGATATTTGGAATACAGTGGATATGCAGTATTTTACATTCAAAACATTACTGACATTGATGATAAGATTATTAACAGATCAAAAGAAAGTGGAATTCCGGCACATGAGTTAGCCAGAAAATTTGAAAGAAGATATATTGAAGACATGAACAAATTAAATGTCAACGGTGTTAATTTATTTGCAAGAGCAACTGATCATGTTGATGAAATATTGGATCAAATTCAAAGATTGATTGATAAAGGATTCGCTTATGAAACCGAAGATGGGGTTTACTTTGAAATTGAAAAATTCCCTGAATTTGGTAAATTATCCAACAGAAATATTGAAGAGCTGGAATCTCACAGAGATTTGGCAGATACAACCAAGAAAAATCCGCAGGACTTTGCGCTTTGGAAAAAACGTGAAGGTGTAGATGAACCTACCTGGCCGTCCCCATGGGGTGACGGAAGACCTGGATGGCACATTGAAGATACAGCAATTACTGAATACTACTTTGGACCACAGTATGATGCACACGGCGGAGGTCTTGACTTGATTTTCCCACACCACGAAGCTGAAATTACTCAAATGGAAGCTGTAAGTGGAAAAGCACCTATGGTAAAGTTCTGGTTGCATACTGGATTTTTAAACGTTAATGGAGAAAAAATGTCAAAATCACTCAATAACTTCATTACTATCCGTGAATTATTGAAAGACTATGCTCCTGAAACATTCAGATTCTTCGTACTTTCAACCCACTACAGAAGTCCAATTGACTTTTCAAAGGATTCACTTCACCAATCTGAAAAAAGTTTGGACAGAATCAGGAAATACTATGAGCTTTTAGATGTTGAAGTGGGAGATGAATCTTATGAATCAGATGTGTTGGCTCATCACAAGAAAGAATTCTTTGACAGCATGGACGATGACTTTAATACTCCAAAAGCTATTGCATCAATCTTTGGTTTAATCAATGATACCAAAAACGAGTTAGACTCATTATCAGATGATGATAAGAAAGCTATTAAATCATTCCTTGATGATGCTGCACATATTTTTGGTGTAAGCTTCGAACTTGAAGATGTAAATGCCGGATCTGATGATTTGCTTGATTTGATTTCAGAAGTAAGATCAGAACTAAGGGCTAATAAGCAATATGATTTATCTGATAAAATTCGTGACAGTTTACAATCTTTAGGCTATGAAATTAATGATTAA